In Gemmatimonadota bacterium, the genomic stretch GCCCAGGGTGCCAATAAATGAAGGGAAGGGGATAAAATAGGGCAATGACGCGCGCACACCCCAGCGGCGAGAAGTCACATAATGCCCCATCTCGTGTATGCCCAGAATAATCAGCAACGTAGCAGAAAACGGCAGACCATAGACCAGATAACGCGGATCAATCAAAATGCGCCAGTCATCGATCACGGGCATAGAGGCCAATTGTGGCGACATGAGCATCCCCGCTACCGTCGTCGTGTACGCAGTTGCCAAAAACAACCCAACGTGCAGTCTCAAATTCTCCCGCGTCCTGGTCAAGGCCGTCTGCGTGGAAAAATACCGATTATCATTCAAATCGTCTGACACAATAACTCCTCACTCTTCTCTCTTCACACCCTCACCTTATCCCCACGGCAATGCGATGCGAATCGCCCAACCCCTGCGATGCAGGCACAAAAGCGTAATCCACCCGCCAGTTGCGCCGCGTAATACCCATTCCAAACGACAACATGCGCGTGTCGTGCCCGGTTTGAATCCCACCGCGCAAAAACAACCTGCCCATCACCCCGTATTCCAAACCAAAATTTCCACCTCTGTTGCCCACTGCTGGCAGACGAAAATCGGCCGTTGCTATCCACGTGCGCCAGAACCACGCTGCCCCCATGCGAAACACCCGGGGCAAGGGGGTGCGTTCCCGGTCTAACTGCGCCATCCGTCCCAAATTTCGATACGACGCCCCCAGAATCAAATTCTCAGACAGGCGATACAATACCCCTCCATCTGCACTCATCCCCCACGCACTCTCTGGCCCGATATTTTCATGCAATGCCCGAACTGAAAACCCCACATAAATTCGCGGTCCTATCTTCTGTGCATAAGACAGACCCGCATTGAGATCGTAAACGCTAAACGTGCCCGCAGGTGTCGCGGTCGGCTCTCGCCGCGCTTCCAATCCACCAACCCCATAAACACCCAAACTCAGCGCAACGCCGCGCCTATCATTGCCATAAGCCCAGCCGCCATACCCCTGCTTAATCCCCTGAAATGATCGGTGATGCGCCAGAATAAAATGTTTGCCCTGCATAGCCGCCACACCTGCCGGATTCCAAAACGCAGCAGTCTGCTCGCCCACCACAGCGGTCTGTGCCTCGCCCATCGCAGCAGCGCGCGCACCAACCCCCTCGCGCAACAGTACAAAACCTGCCTTGCGTGCCGAAGCACTGGCCTCAGCGGAAAACAGGCAACATATCGCAATAAAAATGCCAAAAATAATGCGCTTCACAAAAACCTCCTGCATGTAAATGCTCCAAAACCCAGTGTATCGTACAAGATTAAGCAAACGGACAAAATGTGTCAACCGCCCATTATTAAAATAGACCATCCCAAGCGCGCAATTGACAATATCCATTCTCCTGTTTACATTGTTCAGACGCTCATAAGGGAGGCATTATGGCACAAGCAGAAATTGGCGATCGCGTATTGATTTATT encodes the following:
- a CDS encoding PorV/PorQ family protein → MKRIIFGIFIAICCLFSAEASASARKAGFVLLREGVGARAAAMGEAQTAVVGEQTAAFWNPAGVAAMQGKHFILAHHRSFQGIKQGYGGWAYGNDRRGVALSLGVYGVGGLEARREPTATPAGTFSVYDLNAGLSYAQKIGPRIYVGFSVRALHENIGPESAWGMSADGGVLYRLSENLILGASYRNLGRMAQLDRERTPLPRVFRMGAAWFWRTWIATADFRLPAVGNRGGNFGLEYGVMGRLFLRGGIQTGHDTRMLSFGMGITRRNWRVDYAFVPASQGLGDSHRIAVGIR